In one window of Flavobacterium ginsengisoli DNA:
- a CDS encoding magnesium chelatase translates to MEINTIKTLGQLKATGYKTTSIKDELRNNLREKIKSGKPVFEGVHGFENTVIPELERAILSRHNINLLGLRGQAKTRLARKMVELLDEYIPFVEGSEINDDPLNPISRFAKDLIAEKGDETPISWLHRSERFFEKLATPDVTVADLIGDVDPIKAANLKLSYADDRVIHFGMIPRANRCIFVINELPDLQARIQVALFNILQEGDIQIRGFKLRMPLDMQFVFTANPEDYTNRGSIVTPLKDRIGSQILTHYPESIEIARTITEQESKLDQNQTDVVYVPSLARDILEQISFEARESEYIDNKSGVSARMSITAFENLISTAERRALISGVDKTTLRLSDFIGIIPAITGKVELVYEGEQEGADVVAESLIGSAIRTLFPEYFPKIEKLEKPDEKTPYSDLVEWFFAESGFELLDDASDKEYKSILDEVAPLDDLLKKYQPQLAKEDVYFMKEFILWGLVEYKKLSKDRFAKGSQFRDIYGSYISKF, encoded by the coding sequence ATGGAAATAAATACTATAAAGACATTAGGTCAATTAAAAGCCACTGGATATAAAACTACAAGCATTAAGGATGAATTGCGAAATAATCTACGTGAAAAAATCAAATCGGGAAAACCTGTTTTTGAAGGCGTTCATGGATTTGAGAATACCGTAATTCCAGAATTGGAGCGCGCAATTTTATCTCGTCACAATATTAATCTATTAGGACTTCGCGGTCAGGCAAAAACGCGTTTAGCTCGCAAAATGGTAGAATTATTAGACGAATATATTCCGTTTGTGGAAGGTTCAGAAATTAATGATGATCCGTTAAATCCAATTTCTCGTTTTGCAAAGGATTTAATTGCTGAAAAAGGAGATGAAACACCGATTTCATGGTTGCACAGAAGCGAACGTTTCTTCGAGAAGCTGGCAACGCCAGATGTAACCGTTGCCGATTTAATTGGTGATGTCGATCCGATAAAAGCGGCAAATTTGAAGTTGTCGTACGCAGATGATCGTGTAATCCACTTCGGAATGATTCCGAGAGCGAATCGCTGTATTTTTGTTATTAATGAATTGCCAGATTTGCAAGCCAGAATTCAAGTAGCGTTATTCAACATATTGCAGGAAGGTGATATTCAGATTAGAGGTTTCAAATTGAGAATGCCTTTAGATATGCAATTTGTTTTCACTGCAAATCCAGAAGATTATACCAACAGAGGAAGTATTGTAACGCCTTTAAAAGATAGAATTGGTTCACAAATTCTAACGCATTATCCGGAAAGTATCGAGATTGCCAGAACGATTACTGAGCAAGAGTCTAAATTAGATCAAAATCAGACTGATGTTGTATATGTTCCGAGTTTAGCGAGAGATATTTTAGAGCAAATTAGTTTTGAAGCTCGTGAAAGCGAATATATTGACAATAAAAGTGGTGTAAGTGCCAGAATGAGCATTACGGCGTTTGAAAATTTAATAAGTACAGCTGAGCGTCGCGCATTGATTTCAGGTGTCGATAAAACGACTTTACGTTTATCTGATTTTATCGGAATTATTCCAGCCATTACAGGTAAAGTAGAATTAGTTTATGAAGGAGAGCAGGAGGGAGCCGATGTTGTGGCTGAAAGCTTAATTGGTTCTGCAATCAGAACTTTATTCCCTGAATATTTTCCTAAAATCGAAAAATTGGAAAAACCTGATGAAAAAACACCATACTCAGATCTTGTGGAATGGTTTTTTGCCGAGAGCGGTTTCGAGTTGTTAGATGATGCTTCTGATAAAGAGTATAAAAGCATTCTAGATGAAGTGGCTCCTTTAGATGATTTATTGAAAAAATACCAGCCTCAATTAGCAAAAGAAGATGTATATTTTATGAAAGAATTTATTCTTTGGGGATTGGTAGAATATAAGAAACTGAGCAAAGACCGTTTTGCAAAAGGAAGTCAGTTTAGAGATATTTACGGAAGTTATATTAGTAAATTTTAA
- a CDS encoding EamA family transporter, whose product MLFLILSILCSVIVGVIFKISRKYNANPSQIISFNYIVAITLCYFTFAPDLNALDNKAPLEIYTSVGILLPILFLFLALSIKYMGIAKTDAAQRLSLFIPILAAWLLFNEGFNTYKVIGVLVGFVALLFILKKPSDNAENKWIYPATVLLGFGVIDILFKKIALYTVVPYTTSLFFVFLIAFAVSILIVIYKFFIAKEKFVLKSIPFGILVGVFNFGNILFYLKAHKAFAENPSTVFAGMNMGVIILGTLIGAFFFKEKLSKINILGLFLALIAVVFIFLSQL is encoded by the coding sequence ATGTTATTTCTTATATTAAGTATTCTTTGCAGTGTTATTGTAGGTGTTATATTCAAAATTTCTAGAAAATATAATGCTAATCCGTCGCAAATTATTTCGTTTAATTATATCGTCGCGATTACGCTTTGTTACTTTACTTTTGCGCCAGATCTAAATGCATTAGACAATAAAGCACCATTAGAAATCTACACTTCTGTTGGAATTTTACTTCCGATTTTATTTCTGTTTTTAGCACTTTCTATAAAGTATATGGGAATTGCAAAGACAGATGCAGCGCAAAGATTGTCGTTATTTATTCCTATTCTGGCAGCTTGGCTCTTGTTTAATGAAGGATTTAATACTTATAAAGTTATAGGAGTTCTAGTTGGTTTTGTCGCACTTTTATTCATCTTAAAAAAGCCGTCAGACAACGCAGAAAACAAATGGATTTATCCAGCAACAGTTTTACTTGGTTTTGGAGTTATAGATATTCTTTTTAAGAAAATAGCCTTATATACTGTCGTTCCTTATACAACATCTTTGTTTTTTGTCTTTCTAATTGCTTTTGCTGTTTCTATTCTTATAGTGATTTACAAGTTCTTTATAGCAAAAGAAAAGTTTGTTTTAAAAAGCATTCCTTTTGGAATATTGGTCGGCGTTTTTAACTTCGGAAATATATTATTCTACTTAAAGGCTCATAAAGCATTTGCAGAAAATCCGTCAACGGTCTTTGCAGGAATGAATATGGGCGTAATTATTTTAGGAACTCTTATCGGAGCTTTTTTCTTTAAAGAGAAACTTTCAAAAATTAATATTTTAGGTTTGTTTTTGGCTCTTATAGCAGTTGTTTTTATATTTTTATCACAATTATAG
- a CDS encoding vWA domain-containing protein gives MKNEFKKGFYFKTYEAPFQSPFDKLFTIFKELITHTSGDFDEAINWLRELDKEYKLTDENYTIDDFIEDLKKKGYIRDEVKGDGSSGFGITAKTERAIRQQALDQIFGNLKKSGSGNHKTKYAGSGDEHTGEFREYNFGDSLERISLTESLRNAQVNNGVDSFMLTENDLIVEDAQYKAQMSTVLMIDISHSMILYGEDRITPAKKVAMALAELITTRYPKDTLDILVFGNDAWTIPIKDLPYLQVGPYHTNTVAGLQLAMDILRRKRNTNKQIFMITDGKPSCVRERDGSYYMNSNGLDEYIVDKCYTQAQQARKLHIPITTFMIARDPYLQRFVNQFTEANQGKAFYTGIKGLGEMIFEDYEANRKKRIK, from the coding sequence ATGAAAAACGAATTTAAAAAAGGCTTTTATTTTAAGACTTACGAAGCTCCTTTTCAGTCTCCGTTTGACAAACTTTTTACGATTTTTAAAGAGCTAATCACCCATACTTCGGGCGATTTTGATGAAGCAATAAACTGGCTTCGGGAACTGGACAAAGAATATAAACTTACAGACGAAAATTATACCATTGACGACTTTATTGAAGATCTGAAGAAGAAAGGATACATTAGAGATGAAGTAAAAGGAGATGGAAGTTCTGGTTTCGGAATTACTGCAAAAACCGAAAGAGCCATTAGACAGCAAGCTTTAGATCAGATTTTTGGAAACTTGAAAAAATCTGGGAGCGGAAATCATAAAACAAAATATGCGGGAAGTGGTGATGAGCATACGGGAGAATTCCGTGAATATAATTTTGGCGACAGTTTAGAAAGAATTTCTTTAACCGAAAGCCTTCGAAATGCTCAAGTTAATAACGGTGTCGATAGTTTTATGCTTACTGAAAATGATTTGATCGTAGAAGACGCCCAATACAAAGCGCAAATGAGTACGGTTTTGATGATCGATATCAGTCATAGTATGATTTTATACGGAGAAGACCGAATTACTCCTGCCAAAAAAGTAGCCATGGCTTTGGCAGAGTTAATCACAACAAGATACCCAAAAGATACGTTAGATATATTGGTTTTCGGGAATGATGCTTGGACAATTCCGATTAAAGATTTACCGTATTTACAAGTTGGTCCTTATCATACTAATACGGTTGCTGGTTTGCAATTGGCGATGGATATTTTGCGTAGAAAGCGAAATACCAACAAGCAGATTTTTATGATTACGGACGGAAAACCAAGTTGCGTTCGTGAGCGTGATGGCTCTTATTATATGAATAGTAATGGTTTAGACGAATACATTGTCGATAAATGCTACACTCAGGCACAACAGGCAAGAAAACTCCATATTCCGATTACGACTTTTATGATTGCTAGAGATCCGTATTTACAGCGTTTTGTGAATCAGTTTACAGAAGCTAATCAAGGAAAAGCATTTTATACCGGAATAAAAGGTTTGGGTGAAATGATTTTTGAAGATTACGAAGCAAATAGGAAGAAGAGGATTAAGTAA
- a CDS encoding KTSC domain-containing protein, with product MKKIVEYRKLLNVEKTAELKDLKTIYRNAMKESHPDKFVGNEAGLKEAEEKSKTIIEAYHFLVSIHPDTIKLNLPEYTETISTCSITDYKFVEGRLIIDFSNGSVYEYISVPKATYVKMVNADSPARFAKRHILNSFTWRKKTNQE from the coding sequence ATGAAAAAAATAGTTGAATACCGCAAGTTACTAAACGTAGAAAAAACTGCAGAGTTAAAAGATTTAAAGACAATTTATCGTAATGCGATGAAAGAATCTCATCCTGATAAATTTGTGGGAAATGAAGCTGGTTTAAAAGAAGCAGAAGAAAAAAGTAAAACGATTATCGAAGCTTACCACTTTTTAGTAAGTATTCACCCTGATACTATCAAACTTAATTTACCTGAGTACACAGAAACAATTTCAACTTGTTCTATAACAGATTATAAATTTGTTGAAGGTCGTTTAATTATTGACTTTTCTAACGGAAGTGTTTACGAATACATTAGTGTTCCAAAAGCAACTTACGTAAAAATGGTAAATGCAGATTCTCCAGCAAGATTCGCTAAAAGACATATATTAAACTCTTTTACTTGGAGAAAGAAAACAAATCAAGAATAG
- a CDS encoding YchJ family protein, with protein sequence MEKNQLMENKKCFCDTGLLFENCCELYLSGNQKAPSALALMRSRYSAYATHNADYLMETTHVSERKYYSKAEILRWAVSNKWQKLEILSFTENTVEFKAYFLDSNNNPQVHYEFSTFKFENGAWYYVDGKFE encoded by the coding sequence ATGGAGAAGAACCAGTTGATGGAGAATAAAAAATGTTTTTGCGATACAGGATTGCTTTTTGAAAATTGCTGTGAATTGTATTTAAGTGGTAATCAAAAAGCCCCTTCAGCATTGGCTTTAATGCGATCTAGATATTCGGCGTATGCAACTCATAATGCCGATTATCTTATGGAAACAACTCATGTTTCTGAAAGAAAATACTATTCAAAAGCTGAAATTTTAAGATGGGCTGTTTCTAATAAATGGCAGAAACTAGAAATATTGAGTTTTACTGAAAATACAGTCGAATTCAAAGCTTATTTTTTAGATTCAAACAATAATCCGCAAGTACATTACGAATTCTCTACTTTTAAATTCGAAAATGGTGCTTGGTATTATGTAGACGGAAAGTTTGAATAA